The Castor canadensis chromosome 8, mCasCan1.hap1v2, whole genome shotgun sequence genome contains a region encoding:
- the Bbs10 gene encoding BBSome complex assembly protein BBS10, whose product MAAAGSVLAALQVAEVLENILSRCVGPEGRQVLCTKPTGEVLLSRDGGRLLEALHVEHPMARMIVACVSSHLRKTGDGAKTFIIYLCHLLRGLNAITEKEKDSLISENTQTHKRHWKNCCQWKFISQALLTFQTQILDCIIDQFLSKHYMSIFSSSAKKRTLCRNSLELLLEAYFYGRVGRNNLKFISQLMCDYFFKCVTYKSDIEVFELVDDCFVELNIGVTGLPVSDSRIVDGLVLHRDFSVYCPADGDIRIVIVTEIIQPLFSTSASEFILNSEAQFQRSQLWIMESIKAIITHLYSQNVKLLLSTVKQPELVNYYARLSGISVVECLSAEEVSLIQRTTGLSPCVLPQASSQCEVSNTALVTFCKPLTLRSKRYVHLGLISTCTFMPHCLVLCGPVLGLVEQHKSALHGAFKMLQQLFIDLDLSYVLQANDQNDTSSPLMYKNGREGNQFPEIGNGSIQRPYQDVIVKNKDKLGKKQTYLNICSNLVVSDAELETYIPYSTPMDTFQTDETLRCLSPRNKVIIDTCELLIENNSTSNSTTENTRTEISYENLQVTNIARKERLYRYLNMSTSQSYCYSSIPAGCVLPVGGNFEILLHYYLLNCAKKFQQSEEAIVIKLIANALLGIPKILYTPKKGNCNFPQMYLRSLHALQTNQPMVSSQVGLESVSSKYQLLNSVLQCLTKILTTDLIINVKRQPQKICEQDSEDEL is encoded by the exons ATGGCTGCCGCAGGATCTGTGCTGGCGGCGTTGCAGGTGGCCGAGGTGTTGGAAAACATCTTGAGCCGCTGCGTGGGGCCGGAGGGGCGACAGGTTCTGTGCACGAAGCCCACCGGCGAGGTGCTGCTCAGCCGGGATGGAGGCCGCCTCCTGGAGGCGCTGCACGTAGAGCATCCGATGGCCAG gaTGATAGTGGCATGTGTTTCCAGTCATCTCAGAAAAACAGGAGATGGTGCtaaaacatttattatctatctTTGCCATTTACTCAGAGGACTTAATGCAATCacggaaaaagaaaaggattcgTTGATTTCTGAGAATACTCAAACGCACAAAAGGCATTGGAAAAATTGTTGTCAGTGGAAATTTATTTCCCAAGCGCTACTAACATTTCAGACACAAATATTAGACTGTATTATTGATCAGTTCTTAAGTAAACACTATATGTCCATTTTTTCTTCATCTGCTAAAAAAAGAACATTGTGTAGGAACTCTTTAGAGTTACTCTTAGAAGCATACTTTTATGGAAGAGTGGGAAGAAATAATCTCAAGTTTATTTCACAGTTGATGTGTGACTACTTTTTCAAGTGTGTGACTTACAAAAGTGATATTGAAGTATTTGAGTTAGTGGATGACTGTTTTGTAGAGTTGAATATTGGTGTTACTGGCCTTCCTGTTTCAGATTCGAGGATCGTTGATGGGCTGGTGCTTCACAGAGATTTTTCCGTTTACTGCCCAGCAGATGGGGACATAAGAATAGTGATTGTAACAGAAATTATCCAGCCTCTTTTTTCGACTTCTGCATCTGAGTTTATTCTAAATTCAGAAGCACAATTTCAGAGATCTCAGCTTTGGATTATGGAAAGTATTAAAGCAATAATAACACATTTATATAGTCAGAATGTAAAATTGCTCCTATCTACTGTGAAACAACCAGAGTTAGTTAATTATTATGCAAGACTGAGTGGCATATCAGTGGTGGAGTGTTTATCAGCAGAAGAAGTTTCTCTTATCCAGAGAACCACTGGTCTTTCTCCATGTGTATTACCACAGGCCTCTTCACAGTGTGAAGTTTCTAATACTGCTTTGGTGACATTTTGTAAGCCCCTTACTCTTCGATCCAAAAGGTATGTTCATCTTGGCTTGATTAGCACATGTACTTTTATGCCACACTGTTTAGTTCTTTGTGGGCCAGTTCTGGGTCTTGTTGAACAACACAAGAGTGCTTTACATGGAGCTTTTAAAATGCTTCAGCAGTTGTTTATTGACCTTGACCTAAGTTACGTATTACAAGCCAATGACCAAAATGACACATCAAGTCCTCTTATGTATAAAAATGGCAGAGAAGGTAATCAGTTCCCAGAAATTGGTAATGGCTCAATACAAAGGCCCTATCAGGACGTAATAGTAAAGAACAAAGATAaattgggaaaaaaacaaacatatttaAACATATGTTCAAATTTGGTAGTTTCAGATGCAGAATTAGAAACATATATTCCATATTCAACACCAATGGATACATTCCAAACAGATGAAACACTGAGGTGTTTGTCTCCAAGAAATAAGGTGATAATTGATACCTGTGAACTATTAATTGAGAATAATTCCACTAGTAATTCTACAACAGAAAACACTAGAACAGAAATTTCTTATGAAAATTTGCAAGTCACAAACATTGCTAGAAAGGAGAGGCTGTATAGATACCTGAATATGTCTACTTCCCAGAGTTACTGTTACTCATCTATACCAGCAGGTTGTGTTTTGCCAGTGGGTGGTAATTTTGAGATCTTGTTACATTATTATCTTCTCAACTGTGCCAAAAAATTCCAGCAATCAGAAGAAGCCATAGTTATTAAGTTAATAGCTAACGCACTTTTAGGCATTCCCAAAATTCTTTACACACCTAAGAAAGGAAATTGCAACTTTCCACAAATGTATTTGAGATCTCTCCATGCACTGCAAACCAATCAACCCATGGTAAGCAGTCAGGTGGGTTTGGAGTCAGTATCTAGTAAGTACCAGTTACTAAATTCAGTTCTTCAGTGTTTGACAAAAATATTAACTACTGATCTGATAATCAATGTTAAGAGACAACCACAGAAAATTTGTGAACAAGATTCAGAAGATGAACTTTAA